The proteins below are encoded in one region of Acidobacteriota bacterium:
- a CDS encoding FAD-binding oxidoreductase, with amino-acid sequence MRVKELPRDDDDCGWIHTAAMGNDRPIRRLSSDLQVDAAIVGAGFTGLAIARRLARRQPDWRIAVLDAQRAGFGASGRCSGFVVDQASFVAAMPAESANRFIALSRQGIRSLRDQVLHGRIDCDWDETGWLHGSATDAGRASLEALERWLDARGEPYEHLDAAALARLTGSSYYREAIRMPGTVLIQPAALMHGLVKGLPESVRLFEQTPVYRLRRDSSQGHGAWTLRARGGSISAERVFVAVNGLLPQFGLHRQRLFPVWTFGSLTRPLSAEEEARLGSRRPWGLLAQDPLGSSVRRTADGRLLIRNSVRFSRSATSSAAWRATAVRAHRQALEDRFPTLREIAFEHTWGGLMGMSRNGRHVFGSPAPGLWAAGGYNAAGIALGTISGELLADAALGHESPALDAMRALPGPAWIPPEPFFGVGARWKIRQMETEAGSWI; translated from the coding sequence ATGCGGGTCAAGGAACTCCCTCGGGATGACGACGACTGCGGTTGGATTCACACCGCCGCCATGGGAAACGATCGCCCGATCCGGCGGCTGTCGAGCGATCTTCAGGTCGACGCGGCCATTGTTGGCGCCGGCTTCACCGGACTGGCGATCGCCCGCCGGCTGGCCCGGCGGCAGCCCGACTGGCGGATCGCCGTGCTCGACGCCCAGCGCGCCGGTTTCGGCGCCTCCGGTCGCTGCTCGGGCTTTGTGGTCGATCAAGCGAGCTTCGTGGCGGCGATGCCCGCCGAGAGTGCCAACCGATTCATCGCCTTGTCGCGGCAGGGCATTCGATCCCTGAGGGATCAGGTTCTTCACGGACGGATCGACTGTGACTGGGACGAAACGGGCTGGCTTCACGGCTCCGCCACGGATGCCGGCCGCGCTTCCCTCGAAGCCCTAGAAAGGTGGCTGGACGCCCGCGGCGAGCCCTATGAGCACCTCGACGCCGCGGCCCTCGCCCGGCTCACCGGTTCGAGCTACTACCGCGAGGCCATCCGCATGCCGGGCACCGTGCTGATTCAACCCGCGGCGCTGATGCACGGACTGGTGAAGGGTCTGCCGGAGTCGGTCCGGTTGTTCGAACAGACCCCGGTCTACCGCCTGCGGCGCGACAGTTCCCAAGGCCACGGCGCCTGGACCCTTAGAGCCCGCGGCGGCAGCATTTCCGCCGAGCGCGTTTTTGTGGCGGTCAACGGCCTGTTGCCGCAGTTTGGACTCCACCGCCAGCGCCTCTTCCCGGTGTGGACTTTCGGCAGCCTGACCCGTCCCCTCAGCGCCGAAGAGGAAGCCCGCCTCGGCAGTCGCCGGCCGTGGGGACTGCTGGCGCAGGACCCGCTGGGCTCTTCGGTGCGGCGAACCGCCGATGGGCGTCTCCTGATCCGTAATTCGGTGCGCTTCTCGCGCTCCGCCACCTCTTCCGCCGCCTGGCGTGCCACCGCCGTCCGCGCCCACCGGCAGGCTCTCGAGGACCGCTTCCCGACTCTCCGGGAGATCGCCTTCGAGCACACCTGGGGCGGTCTGATGGGCATGTCCCGAAACGGCCGTCACGTCTTCGGTTCGCCGGCTCCGGGCCTCTGGGCGGCGGGCGGCTACAACGCCGCCGGCATCGCCCTGGGCACCATCTCCGGCGAACTGCTGGCGGACGCCGCCCTCGGCCACGAGTCTCCAGCCCTCGACGCCATGCGCGCGCTGCCGGGCCCTGCCTGGATTCCGCCGGAACCGTTCTTCGGGGTGGGTGCCCGCTGGAAGATCAGGCAGATGGAAACCGAAGCCGGCTCCTGGATCTGA
- a CDS encoding DinB family protein — protein MTLRRPDPKEHDPYYSLYTDKAPKGDILQAMEDEMGVTIDLLSDLRQEQETFRYAPGKWNLREVVGHLIDVEWCFTYRGLCFARTDPASRPGFDQDLWADTAKWGDRPLAEVLKVFGEVRRASLAMFRTFDDEEWARSGVANEVAFTVRSMPYILVGHEIHHRNVILERYLPTPEAS, from the coding sequence ATGACATTGCGACGACCCGATCCGAAGGAACACGATCCGTACTACAGCCTGTACACCGACAAAGCTCCGAAAGGCGACATTCTGCAGGCGATGGAGGACGAAATGGGAGTCACCATCGACCTCCTCAGCGACTTACGGCAGGAACAGGAGACCTTCCGCTACGCCCCGGGCAAATGGAACCTGCGGGAAGTGGTCGGGCACCTGATCGACGTCGAATGGTGCTTCACCTACCGCGGCCTGTGCTTCGCGCGCACCGATCCGGCCTCGCGGCCGGGCTTCGATCAGGATTTGTGGGCCGACACCGCCAAGTGGGGTGACCGGCCGCTGGCGGAAGTCCTCAAGGTGTTCGGGGAGGTGCGGCGGGCCAGCCTGGCGATGTTCCGCACCTTCGACGACGAGGAGTGGGCTCGCAGCGGAGTGGCCAACGAAGTGGCTTTCACGGTGCGCTCCATGCCCTACATTCTGGTGGGCCATGAGATTCACCACCGCAACGTGATCCTCGAGCGGTACCTGCCGACCCCGGAGGCGAGCTGA
- a CDS encoding PLP-dependent aminotransferase family protein, whose protein sequence is MKQAVGAVFQGFVVDPTAPVPLYRQLHELLRDALLTGALPAGSRLPSSRALAEDLGLSRNTVCAALERLVDEGFVDSRVGDGSYVSETLADLGAAGGKALGEGEMGDRDEGSSDGCLVSKRSISRRGMAITSTAQGPDPLRPKAFAVGVSALDAFPIGTWRRLLGRRARQMAAADLGHGSPAGDPRLRRLLVQYLTTARGVRCSPEQVLILPSAQLGLDLASRVLLDPGEAAWIEEPGYLGARGALTAAGARLVPIPVDDDGLQVARGEELCVAARVAYVTPSHQFPLGASMSLERRLRLLAWAEEHGAWILEDDYDSEFRYDGKAAQALQGLDRAGSVLYLGTLSKVLFPALRLAYLVVPRELVEPFRRARFLLDGHVAPSTQGALADFMEAGHFTGHLRRMRSLYRERRDVLLGEVGRRFGDLFRFPGVETGMHVSARLRHGDDRRIAVRAEEHDLDLAPLSRYFLGDDPQHGVAFGYAHVPPEEIVAACGRLEAVLTAEGLLP, encoded by the coding sequence GTGAAGCAGGCGGTGGGAGCGGTCTTTCAGGGCTTTGTGGTCGACCCCACCGCCCCGGTGCCGCTCTACCGGCAGCTCCACGAGCTGCTGCGCGATGCCCTGCTCACCGGCGCCCTGCCGGCCGGAAGTCGCTTGCCGTCGAGCCGCGCCCTGGCGGAGGATCTCGGGTTGTCCCGCAACACCGTCTGCGCTGCCCTCGAGCGGCTGGTCGACGAGGGCTTCGTCGACAGCCGGGTGGGGGACGGCAGCTACGTCTCCGAGACCCTGGCCGATCTCGGAGCAGCCGGCGGCAAGGCCCTCGGTGAGGGCGAAATGGGCGACCGGGACGAGGGTTCCTCGGACGGATGTCTCGTCTCGAAGCGGTCCATTTCGCGCCGCGGTATGGCCATCACATCGACGGCGCAGGGACCGGATCCGCTGCGCCCCAAGGCCTTCGCCGTCGGGGTGTCGGCTCTCGATGCCTTTCCCATCGGTACCTGGCGCCGCCTCCTCGGACGGCGCGCCCGGCAGATGGCGGCGGCGGATCTCGGCCACGGTTCGCCGGCCGGCGATCCCCGCCTGCGTCGCCTCCTGGTGCAGTACCTGACCACCGCCCGCGGGGTGCGCTGCTCACCGGAGCAGGTGTTGATTCTGCCGAGTGCCCAGCTCGGCCTGGATCTGGCGAGCCGGGTTTTGCTCGACCCGGGGGAGGCGGCCTGGATCGAAGAGCCCGGCTACCTCGGCGCCCGCGGTGCCCTGACGGCGGCCGGCGCGCGCCTGGTGCCGATACCGGTGGACGACGACGGACTGCAGGTCGCCCGCGGTGAGGAACTGTGCGTGGCTGCGCGCGTTGCCTATGTCACCCCCTCGCACCAGTTTCCCCTCGGGGCCTCGATGAGTCTCGAGCGGCGCCTGCGCCTGCTGGCCTGGGCGGAGGAACACGGTGCCTGGATCCTCGAGGACGATTACGACAGCGAGTTCCGCTACGACGGCAAGGCCGCTCAGGCCCTCCAGGGGCTCGACCGGGCGGGTTCGGTGCTCTATTTGGGAACCCTCTCCAAGGTGCTTTTTCCAGCCCTTCGGCTGGCCTACCTGGTGGTGCCGCGGGAACTCGTGGAACCGTTCCGCCGGGCCCGCTTTCTGCTCGACGGTCACGTCGCGCCGAGCACCCAGGGAGCGCTGGCGGACTTCATGGAGGCGGGGCACTTCACCGGCCACCTGCGCCGTATGCGGTCGCTCTACCGGGAGCGGCGAGACGTGCTGCTCGGCGAAGTGGGGCGGCGGTTCGGCGATCTGTTTCGCTTCCCCGGCGTCGAAACCGGGATGCACGTTTCCGCCCGCTTGCGCCACGGTGACGACCGCCGCATCGCCGTCCGCGCCGAAGAGCACGACCTCGATCTGGCGCCCCTGTCGCGCTATTTCCTCGGCGACGACCCACAGCATGGGGTGGCTTTCGGCTATGCCCACGTGCCGCCGGAGGAGATTGTCGCCGCATGCGGCCGCCTGGAGGCCGTCCTGACGGCGGAGGGCCTGCTGCCCTGA
- a CDS encoding GNAT family N-acetyltransferase, producing MTDRPGIRRACPEDLPELLDLCADHAAYERQGFTRGDQLECWPAMLFEESGSLNCWVVENQPGRSEKLLGFASCSLEAATWSASQYVHLDCIYLRPEARGDGVGLDLMRRVVRHALDLGCTQVQWQTPVWNQRAARFYYRLGAVAQHKLRFALPADACRQLVAGDLPAAQSAPVAGGYAPRPVTPLGVDLWEGWSIKLYSLSADGSPAPDEQVEEARRRVRSTLPEGAQDDGRFGMAFALLHAGTEANWLLVDWWTEGGILRQRLLAAPLDRPLEYQAVHNADLHACVWEMAVIDHERRAWVETVMANPDGPDFGAYLGRVMETAV from the coding sequence ATGACCGATCGTCCCGGCATTCGCCGCGCTTGCCCCGAAGACCTGCCGGAGCTGCTCGACCTGTGCGCCGACCATGCCGCCTACGAGCGCCAGGGATTCACCCGCGGCGATCAACTCGAATGCTGGCCGGCGATGCTGTTTGAGGAGTCCGGATCGCTCAATTGTTGGGTGGTGGAGAACCAGCCGGGTCGTTCGGAGAAGCTCCTGGGCTTCGCCTCCTGCTCGCTGGAGGCAGCCACCTGGTCCGCCAGTCAGTACGTCCATCTCGACTGCATCTACCTTCGCCCGGAGGCGCGCGGCGATGGCGTTGGCCTCGATTTGATGCGGCGGGTGGTGCGCCATGCCCTCGACTTGGGTTGTACCCAGGTGCAGTGGCAAACGCCGGTGTGGAACCAGCGGGCGGCGCGCTTCTACTACCGCCTCGGCGCGGTGGCGCAGCACAAGCTGCGCTTCGCTCTGCCGGCGGACGCCTGCCGCCAACTGGTGGCGGGCGACTTGCCCGCGGCGCAGTCGGCGCCGGTTGCCGGCGGCTACGCCCCCCGGCCGGTGACGCCGTTGGGAGTGGATCTGTGGGAAGGATGGTCGATCAAGCTCTACAGCCTGTCCGCGGACGGCTCACCGGCACCTGACGAGCAAGTCGAAGAAGCCCGTCGCCGGGTGCGGTCCACCTTGCCGGAAGGCGCTCAGGACGACGGCCGCTTCGGTATGGCCTTCGCCCTCCTCCACGCCGGCACCGAGGCCAACTGGCTGCTGGTGGACTGGTGGACCGAAGGCGGCATCCTCCGCCAGCGGCTGCTGGCGGCGCCCCTCGATCGGCCGCTGGAGTACCAAGCGGTGCACAACGCCGACCTCCACGCCTGCGTGTGGGAGATGGCGGTCATCGACCACGAACGCCGCGCCTGGGTGGAAACGGTGATGGCCAACCCCGACGGGCCGGATTTCGGGGCCTACTTGGGGCGGGTGATGGAGACGGCGGTGTAA
- a CDS encoding DUF86 domain-containing protein gives MTKTEVDLKIVLDRLSIVRQAVVDLRTLPSESFQVFAADRRNIFAADALLRRSIEALFDTAKHLLARAHGLGKLQYRETGKLAGERGLVADSKMVTQFVRMGGFRNRLVHHYDDLTPEELFGIVTRHLADLEGIADELHRAAIRLAD, from the coding sequence ATGACCAAGACGGAGGTCGATCTAAAGATCGTGCTCGACCGGCTCTCGATCGTCCGCCAGGCGGTGGTCGATCTACGCACTCTTCCATCGGAGTCCTTTCAGGTCTTCGCGGCCGACCGCCGGAATATCTTTGCCGCCGATGCCCTCCTGCGGCGATCGATCGAAGCCCTGTTCGATACGGCAAAGCATCTCCTCGCTAGAGCCCACGGCCTTGGCAAATTGCAATACCGGGAGACCGGAAAGCTCGCTGGAGAGCGTGGGCTCGTGGCGGACTCCAAAATGGTCACCCAGTTTGTCCGGATGGGTGGATTTCGCAACCGCCTCGTTCACCATTACGACGACCTGACTCCCGAAGAACTCTTCGGCATCGTCACCCGACATCTCGCAGACCTCGAAGGCATCGCTGACGAGCTACACCGGGCGGCGATCCGCCTTGCAGACTAG
- a CDS encoding nucleotidyltransferase domain-containing protein has translation MDFPLDAFCREHGLLAVYLFGSRADDGLRILESGTVSAEGSDLDLGVVFLDHAFDVLKLSDLQVAFEERFAPLEVDVVALQRVDALFQWRAIQGHRIGTGDSTRADLWELKVMRMAEEAERMQKWIEREVHGVGVT, from the coding sequence ATGGACTTTCCCCTCGACGCGTTCTGCCGCGAGCACGGATTGCTCGCTGTCTACCTGTTCGGTTCGCGGGCCGACGACGGACTGCGGATCCTCGAGAGCGGAACGGTTTCTGCCGAGGGTTCCGATTTGGACCTTGGTGTGGTTTTCCTCGACCATGCGTTCGATGTCCTCAAGCTGTCGGACCTCCAGGTAGCTTTCGAGGAGCGCTTCGCGCCCTTGGAGGTCGATGTGGTGGCCCTACAGCGAGTCGACGCTCTCTTTCAGTGGCGGGCGATCCAGGGCCACCGCATCGGCACCGGCGACAGCACGCGAGCGGACCTTTGGGAACTCAAAGTGATGAGGATGGCGGAAGAAGCGGAACGCATGCAGAAGTGGATCGAGCGTGAGGTTCACGGGGTCGGTGTGACATGA
- the pepT gene encoding peptidase T, with amino-acid sequence MSATLATEVRELLARESLERFLRYVQVHTTSDPESDSVPSTARQMNLLRLLADELRQLGVEHVDLVEKGFVYATLPARSGDEKADPFALLAHVDTSPDQPGDGVRPVLHTEWDSSPITFADDPELTLTVEDSPTLAQFDGETIITASGRTLLGADDKAGLAEIMAAVAAFQRFPNLPHGEIRIVFTSDEEIGRGALGIDLDRLPRYGYTVDGSLPGELEDECFDAWRVEIALQGVGVHPGYAKDKMINAARLAGRFAAELPAEESPERTEGREGFYHLGHIQGDHENASLRLIVRDFEQAENERRIAWLKNLAADFEKRYPGAKVEVTASHTYQNMRDILRQHPQVVERATAAIEDTGLPVLRRAIRGGTDGSHLTAQGHPTANLYAGGQLFHSRREWIAASALAQASETLVHLARRWTEG; translated from the coding sequence ATGAGCGCAACCCTCGCGACCGAAGTGCGAGAGCTGCTGGCCAGGGAATCCCTCGAACGCTTCCTGCGCTACGTGCAGGTGCACACCACGTCGGACCCGGAGTCGGATTCCGTGCCGTCCACGGCACGGCAGATGAATCTGCTGCGGCTGCTGGCGGATGAGCTACGCCAGCTCGGCGTGGAGCACGTCGACCTGGTCGAGAAGGGTTTCGTCTACGCCACCCTGCCGGCCCGGTCCGGTGACGAGAAAGCCGACCCCTTCGCGCTCCTCGCCCACGTCGACACCTCGCCGGACCAACCCGGCGACGGCGTTCGGCCGGTGCTGCACACGGAATGGGACAGCTCGCCGATCACCTTCGCCGACGATCCGGAGCTGACCCTCACCGTCGAGGACTCCCCGACCCTCGCCCAGTTCGACGGCGAGACGATCATCACCGCCTCCGGCCGCACCCTGTTGGGCGCCGACGACAAGGCCGGGCTGGCCGAGATCATGGCCGCCGTGGCGGCCTTCCAGCGTTTCCCGAATCTGCCCCACGGCGAGATCCGCATCGTCTTCACCAGCGACGAAGAGATCGGCCGCGGCGCCCTCGGGATCGATCTCGACCGACTCCCGCGCTACGGCTACACGGTGGACGGCAGTCTGCCCGGCGAGCTGGAGGACGAGTGTTTCGACGCCTGGCGGGTGGAGATCGCCCTCCAGGGGGTCGGCGTCCACCCGGGCTACGCCAAGGACAAGATGATCAACGCCGCCCGCCTCGCCGGCCGCTTCGCCGCCGAGCTGCCGGCGGAGGAATCGCCGGAGCGCACCGAGGGCCGTGAGGGCTTCTACCACCTCGGGCACATCCAGGGGGATCACGAAAACGCCTCCCTGCGGCTGATTGTGCGAGATTTCGAGCAGGCCGAAAACGAACGGCGGATCGCGTGGCTGAAAAACCTGGCCGCCGACTTTGAGAAACGCTATCCGGGAGCGAAGGTCGAGGTGACCGCGAGCCACACCTACCAGAACATGCGCGACATCCTGCGGCAGCATCCGCAGGTCGTGGAGCGCGCTACCGCGGCCATCGAAGATACCGGGTTGCCGGTCCTCCGCCGAGCCATCCGTGGCGGCACCGACGGCAGCCACCTCACCGCCCAGGGCCACCCCACGGCCAACCTCTACGCCGGCGGCCAGCTCTTCCACAGCCGCCGCGAGTGGATCGCCGCCTCCGCGCTGGCCCAGGCGTCGGAGACGCTGGTGCACCTGGCGCGGCGGTGGACGGAGGGCTAG
- a CDS encoding GNAT family N-acetyltransferase yields MSERSLDRDALRSAVEENMAHFVRTWNQWHGLELIDDGQILQTVCPVPYPLFNNISRARIDDGAPDEAIDAILERSHRPLMWWVGPSARPTDLADRLQERGLMPGGNLPGMARDLKSFEDPDGLPEGVSVLRVDDDELLEAWCVVGGVGFEFPDFATGPFLELFRALGVAPPWHHYVALVEGEPVATASLFEGAGVAGVYNVSTLPEERRKGYAAAISRFVLTEAKSLGYRYATLQSTPMAVALYEGLGFETVCDLEVYVGMPDE; encoded by the coding sequence ATGAGCGAACGATCCCTCGACCGCGATGCCCTGCGCTCGGCGGTGGAAGAGAACATGGCGCACTTCGTGCGCACCTGGAACCAGTGGCACGGCCTGGAACTGATCGACGACGGCCAGATCCTGCAGACCGTCTGCCCGGTGCCCTACCCGCTATTCAACAACATTTCCCGGGCGCGCATCGACGACGGAGCCCCCGACGAGGCGATTGACGCCATCCTGGAGCGCTCCCACCGCCCGCTGATGTGGTGGGTCGGACCGAGCGCCCGGCCGACGGACCTGGCCGACCGCCTCCAGGAGCGCGGCCTGATGCCCGGCGGCAACCTGCCGGGCATGGCGCGAGACCTCAAGAGTTTCGAGGACCCGGACGGCCTGCCGGAAGGCGTCTCGGTCTTGCGGGTGGACGACGACGAGCTGCTCGAAGCCTGGTGCGTGGTGGGCGGCGTCGGCTTTGAATTTCCGGACTTCGCCACCGGGCCGTTCCTGGAGCTGTTCCGCGCCCTCGGCGTAGCCCCTCCGTGGCATCACTACGTGGCGTTAGTCGAAGGCGAGCCGGTGGCCACCGCCTCGCTCTTCGAAGGCGCCGGCGTGGCCGGCGTGTACAACGTCTCCACCCTGCCGGAGGAGCGCCGCAAGGGGTACGCGGCGGCGATCTCGCGCTTCGTGCTGACCGAGGCGAAGAGCCTCGGCTACCGCTACGCCACCCTGCAATCGACTCCGATGGCCGTCGCTCTCTACGAGGGCCTGGGCTTCGAAACGGTGTGCGACCTGGAGGTGTACGTCGGGATGCCCGACGAATGA
- a CDS encoding molybdopterin cofactor-binding domain-containing protein: MAEPIRKDPPAKAPDDTERLGRDLDLVGKPFRRVDGRSKVTGQTRFADDLDFPRMVYMRLVRSTVPHGVISRIDFSEAEAVPGFLGSLTGADMPDTFGILPVSQDEHALCPDKVRFVGDPVAAVAAATEDAAWQAALAVKVAYEPLETVSSIDEALEIPEPRIHDYGDEGNVHKKVSMRFGNVEGGFEEADLVLEDDFYYEGNTHLPMEQHATVAVPEDDDRLTVYSSSQTPHYLHRSLAKVLKVPASRIRVVATPNGGGFGGKSDPFNHEIAAGKMALKLGRPVKVTLTREEVFYCHRGRHPVRMHVKTGFKKDGSMTAQHLRTALDGGAYGSYGVASTYYTGALQTVTYELPKYRFDGLRVFTNKPPCGPKRGHGTPQPRFGFEVHLDKAAHQLGIDPADLRLKNLLPPDTVTANWLRVTTTGLGRCIEAVVEGSGWRERYGKLPEGRGLGLACGSYLCGAGLPIYWNHMPQSGVMIKLDRSGNVAVFCGESEIGQGSDSVLAALVAEVLGVDLKDIRLCVADTDLTPVDLGSYSSRVTLMMGNAAVEAAERARTIIAKAVGERLEVPAERLLFSGRRVFDAADAETGVDWQEAVIIAEAACGTLATTGSYIPPRSPGKYRGAGVGPSPAYSYSAAVIEVEVDPETGVWRPEHIWMAHDIGRSINPVLVMGQLEGGVYMGLGEVMMEEQVFRRLPKRRSNALVHKMPSLLEYKSPTFQDMPPITSYLIEEPEPEGPFGAKEVGQGPLLPVMPAVANAIYDAVGVRVDQVPIHPHMVLKALQDKARGKNARFGPSPFPAIDYGETLDIPTPADGGDGRATNDFNSDRRSKIRGATGTMSTREEALSKKDADSLTTR; encoded by the coding sequence ATGGCTGAACCGATTCGCAAAGATCCACCGGCGAAGGCACCGGACGATACGGAACGCCTGGGGCGCGATCTCGACCTCGTCGGCAAGCCTTTCCGGCGGGTGGACGGCCGGTCGAAGGTCACCGGCCAGACGCGCTTTGCGGACGATCTAGACTTTCCGCGCATGGTGTACATGCGGCTGGTGCGCAGCACCGTACCGCACGGCGTGATCTCCAGAATCGATTTCTCCGAGGCCGAAGCGGTGCCCGGCTTTCTGGGAAGTCTGACCGGCGCCGACATGCCGGACACCTTCGGCATTCTGCCGGTGTCCCAGGACGAACACGCCCTGTGCCCGGACAAGGTGCGCTTTGTCGGCGATCCGGTGGCGGCCGTGGCGGCGGCCACCGAGGACGCCGCCTGGCAGGCGGCGCTGGCGGTAAAGGTGGCCTACGAGCCGCTGGAAACGGTGTCCTCTATCGACGAAGCCCTGGAGATCCCGGAGCCGCGTATCCACGACTACGGCGACGAAGGCAATGTCCACAAGAAGGTCTCGATGCGCTTCGGCAACGTGGAGGGCGGCTTCGAAGAAGCGGATCTGGTGCTCGAGGACGACTTTTACTACGAGGGCAACACCCACCTGCCGATGGAGCAGCACGCCACCGTGGCGGTGCCCGAGGACGACGACCGCCTGACCGTCTACTCCTCCAGCCAGACCCCCCACTACCTGCACCGCTCCCTGGCCAAAGTGCTGAAGGTGCCGGCATCGCGCATTCGGGTGGTCGCCACCCCCAACGGCGGAGGCTTCGGCGGCAAGAGCGATCCTTTCAACCACGAGATCGCCGCCGGCAAGATGGCATTGAAGCTCGGCCGGCCGGTGAAGGTGACCCTCACCCGGGAAGAAGTCTTCTACTGTCACCGCGGGCGCCACCCGGTGCGCATGCATGTGAAGACCGGCTTCAAAAAGGACGGCTCGATGACCGCCCAGCATCTGCGCACGGCATTGGACGGCGGTGCCTACGGCAGCTATGGGGTGGCCTCCACTTATTACACCGGCGCCCTTCAGACGGTCACCTACGAGCTGCCCAAGTACCGCTTCGACGGCCTGCGGGTGTTCACCAACAAACCGCCCTGCGGACCCAAGCGCGGACACGGCACGCCGCAGCCGCGCTTCGGCTTCGAGGTCCACCTCGACAAAGCGGCGCACCAACTGGGGATCGATCCGGCGGACCTGCGCCTCAAGAACCTGCTGCCGCCGGACACGGTAACCGCCAACTGGTTGAGAGTGACCACCACCGGCCTCGGCCGCTGTATCGAGGCGGTGGTCGAGGGCAGCGGCTGGCGGGAGCGCTACGGCAAGTTGCCGGAGGGCCGCGGCCTGGGCCTCGCCTGCGGCTCGTACCTGTGCGGCGCCGGCCTGCCGATCTACTGGAACCACATGCCCCAGTCCGGGGTCATGATCAAGCTCGACCGTTCCGGCAACGTCGCCGTGTTCTGCGGCGAGTCGGAAATCGGCCAAGGTTCCGACAGCGTGCTGGCGGCCCTCGTCGCGGAAGTGTTGGGGGTGGACCTGAAAGACATCCGCCTGTGCGTCGCCGACACGGATCTGACGCCGGTGGACCTCGGCAGCTATTCCTCGCGGGTCACCTTGATGATGGGCAACGCCGCCGTCGAGGCCGCCGAGCGCGCCCGGACGATCATCGCCAAGGCCGTCGGCGAAAGGCTGGAAGTGCCCGCCGAGCGGCTGCTGTTCTCCGGCCGCCGGGTGTTCGATGCGGCGGACGCCGAAACCGGTGTCGACTGGCAGGAAGCGGTGATCATCGCCGAAGCGGCCTGCGGCACCTTGGCGACCACCGGCTCGTATATTCCGCCGCGCTCGCCGGGCAAGTACCGCGGCGCCGGCGTCGGACCCTCGCCGGCCTACTCCTACTCCGCCGCGGTGATCGAGGTGGAGGTCGATCCGGAAACCGGCGTGTGGCGGCCGGAGCACATCTGGATGGCCCACGACATCGGCCGCTCGATCAACCCGGTGCTGGTGATGGGCCAGCTCGAAGGCGGTGTCTACATGGGTCTGGGCGAGGTGATGATGGAAGAGCAGGTCTTCCGGCGGCTGCCGAAGCGCCGCTCCAACGCCTTGGTTCACAAGATGCCGTCGCTCCTTGAATACAAGAGTCCGACCTTCCAGGACATGCCGCCGATCACCAGCTACCTGATCGAAGAGCCAGAACCGGAAGGCCCCTTCGGCGCCAAGGAGGTCGGCCAGGGGCCGCTGCTGCCGGTGATGCCGGCGGTCGCCAACGCCATCTACGACGCCGTCGGCGTGCGGGTGGATCAGGTGCCGATTCATCCGCACATGGTCTTGAAGGCGCTCCAAGACAAGGCGCGCGGCAAAAACGCCCGCTTCGGCCCGTCGCCTTTCCCGGCCATCGACTACGGCGAAACTCTAGACATCCCCACCCCGGCGGACGGCGGCGACGGACGGGCGACCAATGACTTCAATTCCGATCGGCGCTCGAAGATCCGCGGCGCCACCGGCACCATGTCCACCCGCGAAGAAGCCCTCTCCAAGAAGGACGCGGACTCCCTCACCACCCGCTGA